One genomic segment of Lytechinus pictus isolate F3 Inbred chromosome 18, Lp3.0, whole genome shotgun sequence includes these proteins:
- the LOC135157559 gene encoding snaclec bothrojaracin subunit beta-like, protein MELALFRHLKLTVRLIVPCLILCFEMYYQTFASCPVGWDFWRGGCYQFQVDNGALPWQTGDEVCNDLGGWMVVVRSVEEWEVVDNLIRRNATVDNGTLVWNGCHSDVILETVFTCNDGFHMQYADWDSNEPPMTSFNETTNKNVTIIAVQSGKWKVTDPNSTGYIVCFQPAFDSVDRTTVYRRHITDSHCLIGQNLAKYSGTTRKGCAIYCLRTSGCRSFNHKGKSCYLNSNTRHEVNSSYFQFVSSCNYFEPMSIYNQD, encoded by the exons atggaattagcattgtttcgTCATCTTAAATTGACTGTTAGACTGATCGTTCCTTGTCTTATTTTGTGTTTTGAGATGTATTATCAGACATTCG CATCATGCCCTGTTGGCTGGGATTTCTGGAGGGGAGGTTGTTATCAATTCCAGGTCGACAACGGTGCTCTCCCTTGGCAAACTGGGGACGAGGTATGCAATGACCTCGGTGGATGGATGGTGGTCGTCAGGTCCGTAGAAGAATGGGAGGTCGTCGATAATCTGATCCGTCGTAACGCCACGGTTGACAATGGAACGCTGGTCTGGAACGGTTGTCATAGTGATGTGATATTAGAGACAGTGTTTACATGCAATGACGGGTTTCATATGCAGTACGCTG ACTGGGACTCCAATGAACCTCCGATGACGTCATTTAATGAAACAACCAATAAAAATGTAACAATTATCGCAGTGCAGTCTGGGAAATGGAAAGTGACAGATCCAAACTCAACGGGATATATCGTCTGCTTCCAGCCAg CGTTCGACTCTGTCGACAGGACAACCGTCTACAGACGACACATAACTGATAGCCATtgtctgattggtcaaaatctGGCCAAGTACTCCGGTACGACTAGAAAAGGATGCGCAATCTACTGTCTGCGCACGTCTGGATGTCGTTCTTTTAACCACAAAGGTAAATCGTGTTATTTAAACTCCAACACAAGACACGAGGTGAATTCTAGCTACTTCCAGTTCGTATCCtcttgtaattattttgaaCCAATGAGTATCTATAATCAAGATTAA
- the LOC129282218 gene encoding histone H4, with the protein MSGRGKGGKGLGKGGAKRHRKVLRDNIQGITKPAIRRLARRGGVKRISGLIYEETRGVLKVFLENVIRDAVTYCEHAKRKTVTAMDVVYALKRQGRTLYGFGAASSV; encoded by the exons ATGTCTGGACGTGGTAAAGGAGGAAAGGGACTCGGAAAGGGAGgcgccaagcgtcatcgcaaggtctTGCGTGATAACATCCAAGGAATCACCAAGCCAGCTATCCGTCGTCTTGCCCGCCGTGGTGGTGTCAAGCGTATCAgcggtctcatctacgaagagacccGTGGTGTTCTCAAGGTTTTCCTCGAGAACGTCATCCgcgatgccgtcacctactgcgAGCACGCAAAGAGGAAGACCGTCACTGCCATGGATGTCGTCTACGCCCTCAAGAGGCAGGGACGTACCCTCTACGGATTCGGAG cGGCCTCCAGTGtatga
- the LOC129282216 gene encoding histone H3, embryonic, which yields MARTKQTARKSTGGKAPRKQLATKAARKSAPATGGVKKPHRYRPGTVALREIRRYQKSTELLIRKLPFQRLVREIAQDFKTELRFQSSAVMALQEASEAYLVGLFEDTNLCAIHAKRVTIMPKDIQLARRIRGERA from the coding sequence ATGGCACGTACCAAGCAGACCGCCCGCAAATCTACTGGAGGAAAGGCTCCACGCAAGCAGCTCGCCACCAAGGCAGCTCGCAAGTCCGCCCCAGCCACAGGCGGAGTCAAGAAGCCCCATCGTTACAGGCCTGGAACCGTCGCTCTCCGTGAGATCCGtcgctaccagaagagcaccgagcttctcaTCCGCAAGCTCCCCTTCCAGCGTCTGGTCCGTGAGATCGCTCAGGACTTCAAGAccgagctccgcttccagagctCCGCCGTCATGGCTCTCCAGGAGGCCAGCGAAGCTTACTTGGTCGGTCTTTTCGAGGACACCAACCTTTGCGCCATCCACGCCAAGCGTGTCACCATCATGCCAAAGGACATCCAGCTTGCCCGCCGTATCCGTGGCGAGCGTGCTTAA